The following DNA comes from Anopheles coustani chromosome 2, idAnoCousDA_361_x.2, whole genome shotgun sequence.
GATTTGCCACATGTACAAGAGAAGAGTTATTACTAATGTGGTTTCAATGTTCATTCCAGGTCCACCGTATTAAGGACAACTGTGCTCAGCAGGTCGACTGGATCCAGGGCAGTTACTCGACGCAGGCGAAACATTTGCGCGAAATACGCGACATCGGAACGCACCACATTACGACACTGCGTGATCAGTACTATGATCAGGTAAGGAATCATTGTAAATTCGTGTAGCGATAAATATGATCGCTTTTTGGATTCTAATGTTAATCAAAATAATTGTATGTCTTTATAGGTCTAAATCTAAATGATATTTTGTGTTCTTTAAAAGGGTAGTACtacttcaaaattgttttatattaaaataaagttttacaATTTTGTGCTCCTGAAATGtaaagatttaaaaacactgaGCATTTATCGTAAACACAGACCTTTAGCTTAAGACTTAGCTAGTAACATGTTTAACCATGAATCTGCcgctaaattaaatttataactTCTACTCACCGGACTGTGCATTCCTCAGGTGCGCCGTGTACGTGACTACTCCACCGGCCAGCTGACCTGGGTACGGGAGAACTACGTGTTCCAGCGCAACAAGATCCGCAAGTTCAGTGCCCACCAGGCGCTAAGGTTACGCGAGGGCTACAAGTACCAGCAGCAGACCCTGAACAAGGTGCTGGAAAACTTGCCCAGCTTCTATTTCGAGAACTGTCGCGGACGCAACGAGGATGACGAGGATTTCGACGGTAAGTTGGTGCAGGATGTGAGGCGCTGAAAAGACACATTTTGTCTACTTGTGCAGTACAGGCAGCAACATTAATTAACCTTTGTTTTCGATTAATTCCATTCGCTTTGACACTAGTCGTTGAGACTTTACCGTAGTGTAGAGTAGAGCTAATTGAAAACAGTACAGCAGTAGTAGTTTttagtttggtttgttttgtttgtttaattaacCTCAACGCATATACACCATGCCATTCGTTGGAATGgaatggtttcgtttttgttttcttttcttcttttcttttcctgccaTTGACAACCAAATGTTTCCTCCTGCCACTACCGAATGTGATTGGTTTCCATTCAAATGTTTCTATCGCTTGTGTGTTACATCTACTTATTCCTGCATCGCCCGGTGGACATCCGGAACCGTTCATAGATCCTCGTGACGAATTGCGGCGAAATGATCAAATTACCGAATTTTAAGCAATTCGGTCCGGATAAGGCCGGCAGATGTACAAGAAGTAGTATTTATGAAGCAAACTAGTATTCTGTTTGTACGTAAGCTGTGCGATCTATCTGCGTTAGAATGATTGTATCCCGAAGGGTTGCGCTTCAGAAGCATGCAGGAACATACATACAAAGAAAAAGTATTTCACTCCGCAACACGTCCAGATTTTAACTGTtccaaagggaaaacaaaccttCCCGCCCAACGACCAATCCACCGATCTTCATATATGAAGATCATTCGTCAGCGGGGAAcccatcagcatcatcgtgCTTTGTCGTCGAATTCTTTATCTCGAACGATGAAGTGTTTGACAGCTGGATAATGCACAAATGTTGCAATTATCCGTGATCAGGGTAAAGTACGaccatatttttattacttttaatagttttatttctcaACCACTCCGGACAACATGTGTAACAATTGCATCAATGGGGTTTGCCTGCGTTTGTGGTTCGTCCGTTACAGCATATCATGAGTTTTGTAAATGTATCTCATCCAAGGAGAATGTGACGATCGTTTGTCCCGAAGGTCATTGGTATAAGGGCAGAAAATATACATGAAAACAATTGATACCCTGATGTATGTGTGTAAACAAACGTGTGCTTGGGGCGTTAAGTTTGAAATATGTTGCAAACATTTTGCTTTGGCTTAAATTCTAATCGGATGTTAAAATGCATGTTTTGTTGAGTTGGTGAATGCGCCTTTGGTTATGCAGTGCAATAAATGTAACTTAGGATAAATTCAGGGTAATAAACGACTCAAGTCATCAATTTTTGTAATCTCCCCATTTTCAACTTCGCATTCTCGCCACGCATTCAAGGAAACAAATATGACAAAATAACATTCCCAAACAGAACGGAACTAACATTACATCACTTTTCGAAAAGTCCTTCAATAATTTTCGGTAGAACCGAGGGGAAGTAGAGTAAAACAGATGTCAAATCGCTCTTTTcttgaaacaaattttcgGGTAACGAACAAAATATGGTCACTATTGCGCAGACAGTTGTCACACCATTACATAACCATGTAAAAAAGCCATTGACCATCAGTAAACACTTCGATAAATCAATTATGTCAGTATTACATCTTCCCATCAACAACCGTTGCTCTAGATTTTAGAGTTTAAACCTTTAATCGATTTATCCAGTTTGGTTAGCTGGTGGCGTagggttgaaaaataaaaaaaaactattcagTTGGAACACAAAATCGCATGGAAGGGTAAACAAAATACCCAGTTGTCGGGGACCataagttttggttttttctcgcTAGACGACGTACAAATGGCCCCTTTTTAACTTACATGCAACTCGTTTAAGCTCATAAACATTTACCCCAAACCAATCATTTAAGAGAGAGCGGGGGCTCTTTTAGGAGAGAGCGGGGGCtcggggggaaaacaaaaatcccgtTTCGTCATGGTAGTTGCAGGCATGTGCAGCCATCATAAATATATCCTTGTGGTAAtatcaaaagtttttcttgcCCCACCGAGCTACTACCTACCGTCCGTCCAGCCCGAGGACATCTAGAACAGGAACTGCGAGGCTCTCGAAAGGCGCAATAACCAACTCGATTACGAAAAACATCGACTATTAACCTTGACCCACGCCCGGTGCACAGGGCTGAACGGTTTTCCACCAAACCGGgtgaacgaaagaaaatggtGGTGGGAGTCACATCCTATAAGCACTTTGCCAGTGAAACGAGACCCGGGGTTGGTTGTTGAAGCTTGTGCTTGCCGTTGCATTTGGGAGaaggtgctatttttattttgtttcttactTGGTCGCCAATCAATAAAATGCTTTACCTTTCCAGGCCCCCTTTTCTTGGCTTGACTTGAGATTACAAGCCTTAGTGTTCCTACCGTGCAGGGAAGCGTAATTTGGGCCAGCCATGCAAAGTCCTTGAACCTATACTACCTATTGACTCCTAGGTGCGGGAAACAGCTGACAGCAAGTTGCTTTCAAGGATGTTGGTCCCGGGCACGGCTGCGAACGTGCAACTGAGAGTCGTTTTTATAACTGTAGATATCAGCTGATTTGCTGTTTTTGgataatttgtaaaaaaataatcaagtgaaatttttatttacattttaatggGTTTGAGAGGTTGTACATATTCTTCTGCAACTATAATAAACTTTCAGAATACATCGCTTCAAATAAGCGCTAATGGTTTATGGTCCACATGGTATGTTTTAGTAAGCTATAGCTTTGCATTAATTAAGAAACGTGTACAGTGCCGGACGAAATAACAGACCTACAAGTGCGGTGTTTATTGTATGGTCCATGAACCATtatcaaaacatatttaaagtCTGCCTTAAAAAATACCAAGTGTTTAACGGTAGATCAAAATAGAGTTTTTTACTTgcatttataatttaaaaaattcctCTATTCCAAAGGCTATGAACTAATACGGCATTATTTCATGGATTTTTATACGCATTGTTGAAATGTTCGAGGTTTTTAAATAAGAACACTTGTACAAAGTGGAATTTCGTCCAAAAAGTTTAGACTCTGTTAATTTAGTAATTTTTTGGACAATTATATCTcaccgaaaacaaaccaaaattgTCCTTTTTCAGCAAATAAACCGTAAACACTTCCGTTTCTTGTACGTATCCAACTCTTCGTGCTTGGTTAATCTAATGTAACTGTATTTTTTCTAGAGACTATGTTTTCCCTACCATTGGCCGTTCTCATTTGTGAACATCGTTTCTCGTATACTGTTGGAAGGACACTGTTCGAGGatagaacaaaattaaaaacaaattaacccTATTTAGCCTATGATATATTTCCTCCAATGTGTATGCAAAACGCTGTTCGGTTGTTACTGCCATTTCAAGAGACTTTATTTGCACAATTGATTCAGTgtaaacccaaaaaaaaatacgaaagCGAAGTTATACAAAACCAGTTGCACAAAGCGCGGCACATGAATATATGCATGCTTCTCTAATCACACGTTCCCTGCTTACTAATTTCCTACCTTGCCACTCCCTCGCCGTTCGGTTAGGTATTAACCTGAGGGAAGTTGTGTGGAGCTGGTATTGGGGGCAAGGTATTATAAGAGTGTAAACTAACCGTTTGTAAAATCAACCATTCCATTGTCTTCgccaaaaacatcaacaacccCCCCTCCCGTGCACCTCAACGCGGAGCAAGCGGCGGAAGAGAGCTCCTCTCGAGTCGCAAGTAGAACATATGAACGGAAAagagagtaaaacaaaaaccccctgGTTCCGGGATGTCATGGTGCATTGTGTTTGTGGTGGTTTTTTGAGGTGGGGGGAAATAGCGAAACGTAAGGAAGTAatggattcttttttctttcccgcgCCGTACGCACATCACGCCGCATAGGGTTCGAGGTTTACTTGAAGGCGAAGATCGAGAAGCTGTCACAAATGGAAGCCGGTGAGAAGCCGGTCTCGAAGGCGATCGGGTCCGAGTATGCGCTCAAGTATCTGGAGAACTTCTCGGCCAAGAGCGTCGACGAGAGCAAGGCGTCGGTGTACTTCACGCCGAACGACGAGCAGGACGATGCCAGCCCGGAACCGCAGCTGTCGCCGATCCATATCAACTACATCGACGGTGGTCATCGGCGTCCGCCACTGCCACCACCGTTCGACGATGAGGACGACTTGGACGAGATGCCCcttgggggtggtggtggtggtgcagtgACCCAGCGCCTCGTCGGTGCGCTCGATACACCGAAGTCATTCCGGTCCGTGATCGGCGGGGGTTCGAGTGGCAACATTCCCGGTGGTGCCAGCGCTGGTGACATTCCGCTAAAGTCGATCATGAAACCGACCACGCGCTTCGTGTACGACAAGCATCTCGGCAAGTACCGTCTGTGCTATCAGGCGCCAAATCGTCTGAGCGGTGGGTACGGCCTCGACGATGATTCACCACCGGGTGGAGGAGGACCGTCCGTTGGCGGTGGGGCGCTGGACGACGGACGCTACCATCTGGCGGGGATCGATTCGGCCGAGGATGACCACCACAACTACAGCCTTAAGAACAATCGGAAGCACAGGCGCAAGAGGAAATTGCTTCTTGGCGGCGATGGCATCGGGATGGTTGGTGGTGCGTCTGGAAGTGCCGGTGGCAGTGGCTCCGGCTCAGGAAGCGCGTGTGAGTACGAGACGCTGCTGATGAAGAATCTCGGTACGGATCCGCACGATTCACACTACAAGATCGTGCACGTCAACAAGCTAAACAATGGCGTGAGCAATAGCAACTACTTTCCCGGGATGATGATGCTCGGTGGTTGTGCCGGTGCCGGTAATGGATGGCAGGCGGGACGTGCGATCAGTCGACGGCAGCATCATTCCCGCCCGGGAGTCGCTGGACCTTCGGCGATGGCTGGGGGGTCGCACGTTGGCGGGGGAAATGATTATTACTACTCGCTGGAGGACATGATACAGGACAGCAACCAGAAGATCCGCCAGTTAATTTACGACTCGAAGATCGACATCATGAACGAGGTGATCGGGAACGGCGGTGGGGGACTGATCGGAATCGATCGGGAGCCGGTTGCCACGACCAGTCGTGGACGCAACCGCAACAGtgccagcagtagcagcaacagcagctttAGCAAGAGTGTCAACAACATCGACGGTGGGGCGACCAGAATGAGTGCCACAATCGGAGCTGACGGAGAACCGATTGCCGGAGGTAGTGGTTTGCGTCGGGTCAACAACATTCCGCACGACGAGTACGAGGGAAGCGCCGGCAGCAGTGGGAACGGAACACCGAGTTCCAGTAGCCGAAACAACAGCTGTAGTAGCGCCAGCGGTAATAACTCGCGCGACGCCATGGTGACGATCaacggtgttggtggtggtggtgacagCTCAGGAAGTGGTGTTCCTCGATCGTCGGCCAAAGGTAGGTCCACGGCGGCCCCAAAAACCATCCCGAAAGTGATTACGGGAACTACCGTTGCTGCCTCTCAGCCGCAGGCTCCTTTGAAAAAGATTCAAAAACTTCATTTCGACTCGAGTACAAACCGTATACAGCAGAGCACTAGCCTGCCCGAAATCTTCTTCGATTCACTTCCGAGACCATCGGACCCGTCCGGTGAGCGCCAGGATACGAACCGCCGACAGCACCATCAGCACCAATCGACAGTAGGACGCATCGGACACGGCACGGACGGTGGAGAATCCGTTGCATCATCTGGGGCGACACAATCCGGTAGCTTCTCGCTCGGTTCCTCCTCGTCAAgctcgacgtcgtcgtcgagtGGTTCGTTCGGTGagtcaacaccaccaccaccaacctcCCAGCCGGCCAAGGTACACGGTGGCAAACATGTGATTTTAGCGGTAGAAAAAACAAGGGACAGttccgccaccgccgccgccgccgctgctgttGCTAGTTCCCGTTCATCGAAAGCTTCTTCCTCTCCTTCTCCGGCGTCGTCACCCGTTGAGTCGAAAGTCAATAATCAGTAGAACAGCGCAATCCATATATGTTGGAAGGAGTCCATTGATGAACCGCCAGAGACAAGAAGAAATCATGGCACTTTTAATGTACACGGTGGTACCGTGTAGCACCTTTCCGTCGAGATTATAGCAAGTAACACGGAAACCCTCTTGTTGGCGCCCTTGGATGTGTGCTTTAATGGTTCTCCATCGTCCtgcatgtatgtatgtatgtgtgtgtgtgtgtactgtgTACCCCGTATACAAAAGAAAGTCAATAGATCTGATTGCAAATCGAATTGCCTCTGTGAAAGCAGGAGACAGCTTATGGAACAAATTATGAAGTGGTTGGATAACCATTATTTTCTCTACCGAAACACAATCTTGGTTACACGCAGAACACCACAAATAGGGTTGCGTCGACGAATGCAGCAGGTAGAAGCCTGATTTTCAACGAATGCTGGAATATGCGTTTCCTTCTTATGACAGCTAGAGACGATGTTAAAAGGCAGGGGTGTGGGGAACGGGGATGTGAATGATAATACACTATCTTTATGATTATATTACAATTACAGATCCATACCGATATATGAATATACTAAACTATATGCTCGCGCTAGCACAGATGAAAAACAGTACTGGCATTCGTCGAACGCAGTGGGATgtgagggagagaaaaatagggacgaaagagaagaaagtgataaaatttcaaatctgGGATTGGGGCTTAAGCACGATACAAGTGGGGGTAAACAATAGACAAAAAACCATCCTACTGCTGGGGAACGGAAGCTGCTCTATTAGgacgaagggggaaaaaacatgcTGAAGGTTAAAGATGGGTGGGGAGCATGTCAGGAAGTGGGGTTGAAGTGCAGTAGGGAGTAAGGAGAAAGCAGGGAATAGAAAGCAGACAGTGTTATACAAGCGGAAGTACAAGCGGGGCTGTTCCCCGCAGCAAAGGAAATATGTGTTACAGCAGAGTTGAGCTGTATTAGAAATTTTTCATATTACAATTAGAAATCATTTTTAGCACCAACcatcacctccaccaccacgcaGTGGAAATGGAGAAGTTAAGTTGGGGGGCAAAAATTGGGGATTTAGGCTGAAGTAGGGGGAAGAAGAATATTTTACTATAATAGGAAtcaatgaagaagaaaattaacctgtggaaaaaagcaaaacaaaaatcataacGCATTAATTTCTCCCATTGGTGAAAGGCAAAGGAAGGGTCAAGGGGGAGAAAACCATTGCAAATAGCTCAGTAATCTTCGCCAGGCCAGCATAAGACAGTGGGTGTGATGAAAAATGCATAATGTGTTTGTCTTAATAGATATGCCCGACGAATATCATTTTACTGTAAACAAACTCCCACAGAACAAGGAGAAATTCCAAACACAATGTCTACCCGAGC
Coding sequences within:
- the LOC131266683 gene encoding uncharacterized protein LOC131266683, with the translated sequence MHLHTQVVLILAQLFLIVRVTDQTKCALTSSYGGVSVSYFASLPAAPATDDNADDDDAASAAEADASRHRIDLTPLVPTGDGPPQSADYPTYNDDAEEDVNNFLKVLSCSDTSLRAVNEEYLRPVSSYKGILLERVPVLSATSDQLALKNENYLEIVRWRESNVTERQLTLTFARADRKFSNLQILDVSANQLGTIRRDHFSRLERLRLLQLSANQLHNLPSDIFYDLPNLVELDLHGNRLSELPLHLFRPLGRLRVLNLANNTIHDLPRNSFAGLGNLTELHLARNRLYVIPFQVFKELRSLEVLDLSSNMLVSFLDNFFLLNKQLRVLRLNGNIIEKISKNALYGLRRLQSLDLSANKLVFIDRNAFDTLDELRYLNVNQNQIYILPSTVFSALRALRTLDLSSNLMRSLPNSIFAAQHSLVRLHLDATNLESLSNWVARNNHTVNRDILRNLRYLSIRNNTRLKEIEPCVFRNVPNLETLLLSNNRLTALPKEIGELRRLRYLDVASNDIMYIPEQIRLLHELQYANFLDNDYGCDCHMYWILGWIDELQAENNTQKIYDLLRLSELKCRNGYPGDIVRVLQHINCFPPELLQASDSRMHLLKSDAVLECVFTGNPPPDIIWITPKNEILRHSQEQDQKSLLFESDDEGGHGVASGKYQQAVEFQMLTTDNMTGGGLHDAAGMGITLLENGFLRIHNISRRDSGLYTCYAINIMGNATAGIRLYIDPIVFYRVKIGSIITGAISAASFLALTLILQGIRRIFIRFRIIDLICQNCCSYCYKNDKTSSKARQIYAMLDNIEHYKSQQLERLRENYTQQVHRIKDNCAQQVDWIQGSYSTQAKHLREIRDIGTHHITTLRDQYYDQVRRVRDYSTGQLTWVRENYVFQRNKIRKFSAHQALRLREGYKYQQQTLNKVLENLPSFYFENCRGRNEDDEDFDGFEVYLKAKIEKLSQMEAGEKPVSKAIGSEYALKYLENFSAKSVDESKASVYFTPNDEQDDASPEPQLSPIHINYIDGGHRRPPLPPPFDDEDDLDEMPLGGGGGGAVTQRLVGALDTPKSFRSVIGGGSSGNIPGGASAGDIPLKSIMKPTTRFVYDKHLGKYRLCYQAPNRLSGGYGLDDDSPPGGGGPSVGGGALDDGRYHLAGIDSAEDDHHNYSLKNNRKHRRKRKLLLGGDGIGMVGGASGSAGGSGSGSGSACEYETLLMKNLGTDPHDSHYKIVHVNKLNNGVSNSNYFPGMMMLGGCAGAGNGWQAGRAISRRQHHSRPGVAGPSAMAGGSHVGGGNDYYYSLEDMIQDSNQKIRQLIYDSKIDIMNEVIGNGGGGLIGIDREPVATTSRGRNRNSASSSSNSSFSKSVNNIDGGATRMSATIGADGEPIAGGSGLRRVNNIPHDEYEGSAGSSGNGTPSSSSRNNSCSSASGNNSRDAMVTINGVGGGGDSSGSGVPRSSAKGRSTAAPKTIPKVITGTTVAASQPQAPLKKIQKLHFDSSTNRIQQSTSLPEIFFDSLPRPSDPSGERQDTNRRQHHQHQSTVGRIGHGTDGGESVASSGATQSGSFSLGSSSSSSTSSSSGSFGESTPPPPTSQPAKVHGGKHVILAVEKTRDSSATAAAAAAVASSRSSKASSSPSPASSPVESKVNNQ